A region from the Schistocerca serialis cubense isolate TAMUIC-IGC-003099 chromosome 1, iqSchSeri2.2, whole genome shotgun sequence genome encodes:
- the LOC126470819 gene encoding uncharacterized protein LOC126470819, translating into MAFTAHRLLEAASPVLLLLLLLAAASARPQGGVKAWDVLGERFGAVPFASDILNPGYGNFGTGSGSFSKSSSFSWSSSSGGPGSGSQSGSSSSSYGAGGSGSGSSSHSASSSSAGSLGGPGGSASGSHSASQAGYGAGGSSSGSSSESASGHLGAPFPGAGSHGIGAGEHGGFISEIGRHGTGYRHYTDGVGAIGGGLGAGSGGIGRGVLGLGGVGGNPGTGGTEFVQTVLGESVLGGNSGHGGIAGEHGDVARQYWSIADGGLGGEPGGITGGLGGLGGGLAGITAGHGGLVGRPTVIGGGHEIVSDSRLFGSRPWGSRPGATGIEGTGSTVGISGGYGGVGGIGGGPKFGGIGHSGAGGVGGLLDHNGPSGTAHGVGAGEAGDTVGTKEGYSGVSHGFSSGSAGMRFVGGYLGHSGSDGGGFGQEVHRPIGGTGISGIASPGIGSFQRHDSTNSHWGPGSGGGTGIVRVGYGVPGPGLVGGAGGYNGLYRGAGHEGGPIGHVGSADVDSGSLVNSGAGYPRTGYSSGSSVDYTFGSHPVSFGGFGGSPGSSGSSGSSGSSGSSGSSGSSGSSGSSGSSGSSGSSGSSGSSGSSGSSGSSGCSDCDSIPGRSGSSGSSDSSGCSDCDSIPGRSGSSGSSDSSDGGFVRDIAELVIKGFGRKVVKGGYH; encoded by the exons GTGGCGTCAAGGCCTGGGACGTATTGGGAGAGCGCTTTGGAGCTGTGCCCTTCGCTTCCGATA TCTTGAATCCCGGATATGGCAACTTTGGTACGGGCTCGGGCAGCTTCTCCAAATCCTCATCATTCTCGTGGTCGTCGTCCAGCGGCGGCCCTGGAAGCGGCAGCCAGTCGGGCAGCAGCTCCTCCTCGTACGGCGCTGGAGGCTCGGGCTCAGGCTCCAGCAGCCACTCTGCGTCGTCTTCCTCCGCCGGCTCCCTGGGAGGCCCTGGTGGCTCAGCGTCTGGAAGCCACAGCGCCAGCCAGGCTGGATACGGAGCAG GTGGCAGCAGCTCAGGGTCTAGTTCAGAGTCAGCATCAGGGCATTTGGGAGCACCGTTCCCTGGAGCTGGATCTCATGGAATAGGAGCTGGTGAGCATGGTGGATTCATTAGCGAAATTGGAAGACACGGAACAGGATACAGACACTACACAGATGGTGTGGGAGCCATTGGAGGTGGTCTTGGAGCTGGATCTGGTGGCATAGGACGTGGTGTACTGGGACTAGGTGGTGTAGGAGGCAACCCTGGAACAGGAGGAACTGAATTTGTACAAACTGTTCTTGGAGAAAGTGTATTAGGAGGAAATAGCGGACATGGAGGAATAGCAGGTGAACATGGTGATGTGGCACGTCAATATTGGAGTATAGCTGATGGAGGCTTAGGCGGTGAACCTGGAGGAATAACTGGTGGGCTTGGAGGCTTAGGTGGTGGACTTGCAGGAATAACTGCTGGACATGGAGGCTTGGTTGGTAGACCCACAGTAATAGGTGGTGGACATGAAATTGTATCTGACAGCCGTTTATTTGGCAGTAGACCTTGGGGCTCTCGCCCAGGTGCCACTGGAATTGAAGGCACAGGTTCTACTGTTGGTATCTCAGGAGGCTATGGAGGAGTTGGCGGTATTGGAGGTGGACCAAAATTTGGCGGAATTGGTCACAGTGGCGCTGGTGGAGTAGGAGGTTTGTTAGACCACAATGGTCCTAGTGGTACAGCACATGGTGTGGGAGCTGGTGAAGCAGGTGATACTGTTGGGACTAAAGAAGGATACTCTGGAGTCTCTCATGGTTTCTCATCTGGATCTGCTGGTATGAGATTTGTTGGAGGATATTTGGGTCATAGTGGATCTGATGGAGGAGGTTTTGGACAAGAAGTACATAGACCTATTGGCGGAACAGGAATTAGTGGTATAGCCAGCCCTGGTATTGGTAGCTTCCAACGTCATGACTCTACAAATAGCCATTGGGGACCTGGAAGTGGTGGTGGAACTGGAATAGTGAGAGTTGGTTATGGAGTTCCTGGTCCTGGCCTGGTTGGTGGAGCTGGAGGCTACAATGGACTTTACAGAGGTGCTGGACATGAAGGTGGTCCTATTGGACATGTAGGCAGTGCTGACGTTGACTCTGGTTCCTTAGTTAACAGTGGAGCAGGATATCCAAGAACTGGCTATTCATCTGGCAGCTCAGTTGATTACACTTTTGGAAGCCATCCTGTGAGTTTTGGTGGTTTTGGAGGCAGCCCTGGCAGCTCCGGCAGTTCTGGGAGCTCTGGCAGCTCTGGCAGCTCTGGTAGTTCTGGTAGTTCTGGTAGCTCCGGTAGCTCTGGTAGCTCTGGTAGCTCTGGTAGCTCCGGTAGCTCAGGTAGCTCCGGTAGCTCCGGTAGCTCCGGTAGCTCCGGTTGCTCTGACTGCGATAGTATCCCTGGTAGATCTGGTAGCTCTGGTAGCTCTGACAGCTCCGGTTGCTCTGACTGCGATAGTATCCCTGGTAGATCTGGTAGCTCCGGTAGCTCTGACAGCTCTGATGGTGGGTTTGTCCGGGATATAGCGGAGCTGGTCATCAAGGGCTTTGGCCGTAAAGTTGTCAAGGGTGGCTACCACTAG